The following is a genomic window from Hymenobacter sp. APR13.
TCCAGATTCGACGACGTGATGGCCAGAAACCGCAGCCGGTCGAACAGCGGCCGGCCGGCGTCCTTGGCCTGGTCGAGCACGCGATAGTTGAAGCGCAGCCAGCTCAGGTCGCGGCTGATGTATTTGCTTTTGCGGATAAGGTCGGCAGACTTGAAGAGTTTCATAACGAAGGAAGGGCATCCAGAAGGCAGTACGGCAAGATACACGCTGGTACCGGACCTTCTGTTGCGCTTTTAATAAATGTAGCTGCTTCTACGGGGTTTGTTGGTTGGCAGGCATCAATAAAAAAGCCCGCTCACGGAGCGGGCTTTTTTTAGTATCAGCGCGTTACACGTCCAGCTTGGCGTACTTGGCGTTTTTCTCGATGAAGTCGCGGCGGGGGGCCACTTCGTCGCCCATCAGCATGGAGAAGAGGTGGTCGGCTTCCACGCCCGAGTCCACGTCTACACGCTTCAGGGAGCGGGTGTCGGGCTGCATGGTGGTGGTCCAGAGCTGCTCGGCGTTCATTTCGCCGAGGCCTTTGTAGCGCTGCACGTTCACCGTTTCGGGCTTGCCGCGGCCCATTTCTTCCTGGGCAGCCATGCGCTCCTCTTCGGTCCAGCAGTAGCGCTCTTCCTTGCCGCGCTTCACCAGATACAGCGGCGGCAGCGCGATGTAGATGTAGCCTTTCTCGATCAGCTCCGGCATGTAGCGGAAGAAGAACGTCAGGATCAGGGTCCGGATGTGCGAGCCGTCGATGTCAGCATCGGTCATGATGATGACCTTGTGGTAGCGCAGCTTGTCGAGGTTCAGCGAGCGGCTGGTGCTGCCGTCGTCTTCGTCGGTCTTCTTTTCGAAGCTCACGCCGAGGGCCGTAATCATGTTCCGGATTTCCTCGTTTTCGTAGATGCGGTGCTCCTGGGCCTTCTCTACGTTCAGGATCTTACCCCGCAGCGGCAGAATGGCCTGGAAGGCGCGGTTGCGGCCCTGCTTGGCGGTGCCGCCAGCCGAGTCACCTTCCACCAGGTACAGCTCGCAGATGGCGGGGTCTGACTCCGAGCAGTCGGCGAGCTTGCCGGGCAGCGAGTTGGAGCCCAGCACGGTTTTGCGCTGCACCATTTCGCGGGCCTTCTTGGCGGCTACGCGGGCTTTGGCAGCCAGAATCACCTTCTCGACGATGACGCGGGCTTCCTTGGGGTTTTCCTCCAGATACTGATTGAGGATTTCGCCTACTACCTGGTTCACGGCGCCGCTCACTTCGGAGTTGCCCAGCTTGCCTTTGGTCTGGCCCTCAAACTTGGGCTCGGCCACCTTCACCGAAATAACGGCGGTGAGGCCTTCGCGGAAGTCGTCGCCCTGAATTTCAATTTTGGCCTTGGCCACCTCGCCCGATTTCTCGGCGTAGGCTTTCAGCACCCGCGTAATGGCCGAGCGGAAGCCTGCCACGTGCGTGCCGCCCTCGTGGGTGTTGATGTTGTTGACGTAGGAGAAGATGTGCTCCTGGTACGAGTCGTTGTACTGGAACGCCACTTCCACCGGAATGCCGCGCTCCGTAGCCACGTACACGGGCTTGGTCATGAGCACTGTGCGGCTGCTGTCGAGGTACTGCACGTACTCGGCCACACCGCCTTCCGAGTAGAACTCGGTGCGCAGCGGCTGGCCTTCGGCATCGGCGGCCTGCTCGCGCAGGTCAGTGAGGATGATGCGGATGCCGCGGTTGAGGTAGGCCAGCTCGCGCAGGCGGGTGGCAATCCGCTCGTAGGAGTACTCCAGCGTTTCGTCGAAGATGGTGCCATCAGGTTGGAACCACACGTAGGTGCCGCGGCCGTCAGCAGGCCCGATTTCGCGCACGTCGTACTGGGGCACGCCAATGGTGTATTCCTGCTCGTACATGCGGCCTTCGCGCTGCACCTTCACGTGGGTGTGGGTGCTGAGGGCATTCACGCAGGACACGCCCACGCCGTGCAGGCCGCCGGAGGTCTTGTAGCTGTTCTTGTCGAACTTGCCGCCGGCGTGCAGCACGGTCAGGGCAATTTCGAGGGCTGATTTGCCGAACTTCTGGTTGATGCCGACGGGAATCCCGCGGCCGTTGTCTTGTACAGAAATGGAGTTGCCGGGGTGAATGCTCACCTCGATTCGGTCGCACTGGCCGGCCAGGGCTTCGTCAATGGAGTTATCCACTACCTCCCACACCAGGTGGTGAAGGCCTTTCGCGCCAGTGTCGCCGATGTACATGGAAGGACGCTTGCGTACCGCTTCGAGCCCTTCGAGTACCTGAATGCTATCCGCGGAGTAGTCCGAGGCACCGATTATCTCTTGTGTTTCGCTCATGTTTCGGGCGTAAGTTCAGCTAGGATGCTATCCTACAAAAGTACCGAAAATATCCCGTTTTTGCTAGCGCCAGCCCCGAATAAGCCCGCCTAACAGTGGCAAGAAAGGCCGCCGGAGCATAGGCAAAAAAAGGCCTGCTCCGGGCAGGGAACAGGCCTTCGAATAATCCGATATTCCTGACGCTTCGGCCGCTTAGCGCACCACCAGCTTCTGGCGCACGAGCCCTTCGGGGGTGCTCAACTCCAGCACATACACGCCCACCGGCTGCTGGCTCAGGTCCAGCGAAAGCGGGGCCAGCGCGGGCGAGGTCCAGGTTTCGGTCCGCACGGTGCGGCCCAGGCCATCGAGCACGCGCGCCGGGGTGGCGGCTTTCAGGCCACTGGCCCGCACCACAAAGCGGCCATCGGGCGCTGGGTTGGGGAAGGCACTGATGCCCAGGCGCGAAGCCAGGGCGGCATTGGTTGCCAGCGTAATACCGGTGTACTTGTTCATGCCGTTGCCGCCCGCTACCTCGCCATCGGCATCCACCAGCAGGCCTGCCGACCAGCCCACGCTGGGGCTGACGAAGTCCACCAACGCGTGGTTGATGGTCGATTCGAGGGTTACCCAGGTCTGGCCGTCGTCGGTGGAATACGACGAGCCGGGACCGTAGGCGCCAAACCCCGTCGACACGTAGGTGCGGGTGCCGGGCACATTGTCGAGGCCGATGCGGCGCACAGAACCGGTGGGGTTGAGGGCCGCCCAGGTGGCCCCACCGTCGGTGGTGCGCACGTAGCTGCCGTCTTCATCCAGGGCCAAGCCGTTAAGGGCGTCGCGGAAGGCCATGTTTGCTGGGTACGTCAGCCCGGTGGAGGATACAGCCCAGGTCAGGCCTCGGTCGGTGGAGCGCAGCATTCGGCCCTCGTCGGTGGCCACCCAGATGCTGTTGCCGGCTTGGGCCACCACCGGCACGCCGGTCACCAGGTCTTCCAGCCCCTGAGGCTGGGGCGCGTTGGCGGCCGGAATGGCCGTCCAGGTTTCGCCGGCATTGCTGGTAGTGTAGATTTCAAAGCGCCCATTGTTAGGGTTGCCCAGAGCCACGCCGTTCACCGCATCGAAAAAGCGTACCACGGTCGGGAAGCTGTTGTTGCCGGCAAACTGGTTGGCCGTGGTCTGGGTGACCCAGCTGGCCCCGCCGTCGGTGGTGCGCAGGATGCGGCCGGGCCCTACGAAATCGGCGGCCACCGTCACCCAGGCAGTGGTGGCGTTCCGGGCGTAGATACTGGTCACGAGGTCGTTGGGCGTTAGGCCCGGAATGGCTAGCGTGGTCCAGGTAGTGCCGCCATTGGTGGTGCGGCTGAACAGCTGGGTGAAGAAATCCTCACTGCCCACCACGGTGGTCCAGGCCACGTTGGCATCTACGGCAGAGATGAGCAGGTTGAACTGGTCAGGCGTAGGGTTGTTCACGGGCTGGTTGACCCATTGGGCCTGAACTTGGGCCGAACCAAACGCCAGCAGAAAGCCCAGCATGCATAATTGTTTGCGCATAGTAGATGGAAAAGATGGAAGTTGACAGGTAGAGTACACGAAGCCAAAAACGGTTGGCTGACGGTGGCCAAATAGTAAAAAAAGCCCCCATTCTTTTCGAACGGAGGCTTTTTCGCCAGTCGGCGTATGGAGCAGCAGCCTATTTCACCACTAGCTTCTGGTGGGCGGTGCCGGCAGCCGAACTAATTTCGAGCGTGTACACTCCGGCCTGATACTGGCTCAGGTCGAGCGTGACAGGAGCGGTGCCGTTGCCCGTCAACGGACGGCGAGCTACCTCCCGGCCCAGCGCGTCGGATACGCGCAGCATCGCGCCGGTGCGGGGTTCCTTGGCGCGTACTTCAAAGCGGCCATCGGCGCTTGGGTTAGGATACACGCTATAGCCGAGCTGTTCGGTAGTGGCCTGCTTGGCACCCAGCACGGAACTGGTGAAACGGCGCATTCCCTGGCCAGCCCCAGTCATGATGTTCAGGCCGCCCGTCCAGCCCGCGGTTGGGCTGACAAAGTCTACGTACAGGTTATTGTTGGTGCTTTCTATTGTCACCCAGCTCTGGCCGTTGTCGCGGGTGTAGGCCGTGCCCTTGATGCCGTCGCCCAGATCGAGGCCGGTGCTCACGTACTGGTTGGTACCGGGCACGTTGTCGAGGCCGAAACCGGGCATGGTGCCAGTGTAGTTTACCCGGGCCCAGGTGAGCCCGCCGTCGGTGGTGCGAGACAGTTGCCGCTCGCCGGTGTCCTCATCCAGGAATATAGCCAGGCCGTTCTGAGCATCCCGGAACGCGATATTCCGCACGGCATCCAATCCACTGGGAACCGGCGCCGTCCAGGTCAGCCCCTTGTCTGTGCTGCGCAGGATGCGTCCCTGGAAAGTGCCGCACCAGATGGTGTTGCCCACCATGGCATAGGCGTCGTCGTACGTGTCTTCGCGGGAGTCAGAAACTGGTGGAGTTGCCACGGCTGTCCAGGTAGCCCCGCCATTAGATGTGGTGTACATCTCAAAAGGGCCGCCATCCGTGGTCGGGTCCCCTATCACTACGCCATCGTTGGCATTGAAGAAGTGGATAATGGATGGGTAGCTGTTGATGCTGCCAAACTGCGCCGCCGTGGTCTGGCGCACCCAGGTCTGGCCGCCGTCGGTGGTTTTCATTACCCGGCCATCGGCCCGGTTGCCAACAACCGTCACCCACGCAGTGGTATTGCTAATAGCAGCCAGCGACGACACGAATTCTGAGGTATTATCCACGCCCGTCACCGTCGAGGTCGACCAGGAAACCCCACCGTTGGTGCTTACCGCCACGAGGTTGGAGTCTTCGTCTGTGAAATCATAGCCAATCGTCCAGACTACGGTAGGGCTGACGGCCTCAATCAGGGCCGGCGAGGCGGCCGGATTGGCAAAGCTGATCGGCTGGGTTGCCCACTGGGCCTGCGCGGTGGCACCCATGGCAAGAAATGCGGATACGAATAGTAGTGGTTTGTACATGAGGAAAGGATGAATGGAAGGAAAGATGGATGTTTTAGAGAAGTTGACAGTAAGAGCACCAGCAAATAAAAATGTTTGGCTGACAACGGCCAAATAGCAAAAAAGCCCCCATTCGGGAGGAATGGGGGCTTCAGAATGCATATACTACTGATGGCTACTATTCAACCACCAGCTTCTGCTGAGCTACCCCAGCGTCGGTGCGCAGCTCCAGCGTGTAGATACCGGCCTTTTCGCTGCTCAGGTCTACGGTGGTAGACTTGGCTGCTACAGCCGTGGCGTTCAGCGTCTGGGCAGCTACCTGGCGGCCTACTACGTCGAACACACGCACCGTGGCACCCGTTTTCAGGCCCGAAGCCAGTTGCACCGTGAATACACCGGTTGTGCTGGGGTTAGGGTAAACAGCCAGAGCTTTCTGTAGCTCAGCATTGCGGTTGGACAGGATGTTGGTGCCCGTGTACTTGCCGATGCCACCGCCGCCGGCAGGGGCCGAGAACCCACCGGCCCAGCCTACTGTGCCTGAAGCAAAGCTAACCGACAAATACTGCGCCCGGTTGTCGATAGTAGTCCAGGTGGCACCATTGTCGCGGCTGATGGAAGTTCCGATATCGGCGGCCGAAGGCGTGGCCACGCGAGCATCAAGACCAACCGCTACGTACGTGTTGCTGCCGGGAATGGCTTTCACATCCGAATCACGGAAGGGCGTGCTGTAGGTCTGGGTCGTCCAGGACGTACCACCGTTGGTGGTCACGCTCAGGTTCTCATTATTCCAGATCAGGCCGTTGTTGGCGGTGGCAAAAGTTACGCCCGATACGCGGTTGGAAATGTTGCTATTTACCGAAGTCCAGTTCAAGCCGCGGTCAGTGGACTTGAAAACACGCGAGGGCGACGTGATGGAGGTCGGGTCGTAGAGCGACGTAAACCAGATAGTGTTGCCCACCACGGTGTACTGGTTCACTACGCCGTATTCGCTGGTGTTGCTGGCCAAGCCGTTGGCGCGGGGCGTGCGCACCCAGGTGGTACCACCGTTGGTGGTGGTATAGATTTCAAAAAACTTAATGCTCGAGGTACCCTGGCGGTTGGGGTCGCCCATGCATACACCGTTGTTGGCATCGAAGAAATACACGAAGTTACCGAAGCCATCCGGAGCAGCGAACTGGCCGGCGGCAGGGTTGGTCTGGGCAACCCAAGTGGCTCCCCCATCAGATGTTTTGGCAATCAGGCCACCGCCGTTCGTCCCATCGAACATAGCAGCCCAGGCAGTGGTGCTGTTCACGGCGTAGAGGTTACCGGCGGTGTAGCCGGTGAAACCCGCCGGGGCAATCAGACCACCCTGCCAGGCAGTGCCGCCGTTGGTGGTGCGCAAATAGGTGTTGGCATCAATGCTGGTACCCGCCGGATTGAGCGTACCGGCCAGCCCCCAGGCGGTGTTGGCATCAATAGCCTGAATCCCGACAATACGGAAATCGGCTGGCAGGTTGGAGTTCTGTGCAGTGAATGAAGTGATAGCCGGAGTACCTTGGCTGTAGCCTTGTAGGCCGAGCCCTAAAAGGAAAGTAATACCGAGTAGAGTTTTTTTCATGATGCAAATGGTGATGAAGGGTGAGAAACAGGCAAAAAACTGAAATTTTCGCAGTTCAATGTATGGGTTTCCAACAAAAAAGCCAAATCAAGCCCGACTTGCTGCTATGCAGGAGCCACTGGCAGATACCTTGCACAACAGCTCAGTGAGCGAGAGCAGTAAGTAGCTGAGCGCACCGTAACCTGTGGTGTGAGCTTTTGCCCCGCGCCCCTCGGTAGTTAGACCTAAGTAGCAATCAATCAGATGCCAGTTTAGCAATCATCTGATTTATAGAAATTTGAAGATTATCTAACTATTCAATAACTCTATCCTAATTACTTCAACAGATTCATACCATGCATAAAGTTGTCACGCTTTGTTGCTTTAACAACTGGACGTGGTTCTTCTAGCATCCCACAATCAGGGTGGATTTCATAGGTGCAGGCGAGTGGCAGGAAATAAATGTCGAATAAAAAAGCCACCCAGCAATCAAGCTAAGTGGCTCATTTTTAACGTGGCCCCGATTGGATTCGAACCAATGACCGGCTGCTTAGAAGGCAGCTGCTCTATCCAGCTGAGCTACGGGGTCAAAAACAAATAGCCGCCCGCCCCAGAGGTGGGCTGACGGCTATTCGATGGTCGGGGTGGCAGGATTCGAACCTGCGGCCTCCTGCTCCCAAAGCAGGCGCGATACCGGGCTACGCTACACCCCGAAAAAAGAATGAGGAACTGAGAGTCTGAGTTACTACGCTCAGGAGCAATTGGCATTGCCGATTCTCAATTCCTCATCTTAAAGAATTGTGGAGAGGGGGGGATTCGAACCCCCGGTAACCTTTAGAGCTACGGCAGTTTAGCAAACTACTGGTTTAAGCCACTCACCCACCTCTCCGTTGGTGGTCCCTTCCGGCTGAAGAGTGTGCAAATATACTAGGAGAACCGATAAACACCCCTTTTTCAAAAAAAATATCTTGAACTTGGCTGTACCCTGGGCTGCTGCACGGGCTGCGCCAGCACCTATCTTTGCCTCGCCGCTCCCTACTTCCCGCGCTGCTTTTCACATGATTTTCATTTTGTTGCCTGCTCTTTCGCCATGCTGAACTGGGCCTATTCCGTGTCGTGGAAAGAGGTGGCGGCACTCAGCATTTTTTTTGCGCTCTACCTCGGATTTTTTTTCCGGACCCGCCGTTTGGCGGCTCCGCTCAACCAAAAAGGCTGGCGGCTGGGCTGGAAACTGACGCTGCGGTTCCTGTATATGGGGTTGCTGGGCATGGCTCTGCTGGGCCCGGCATATGGCCTCACCCGGCAGCCGGTGCGCACCACCGGCAAAGACGTGTGGCTGCTGGTGGACCTGTCGCGCTCCATGGATGCCCCGGATATTGCGCCCACCCGCCTGCAAAAGGCCAAGGCCGAGTTGGCTCAGCTGGCCTCCCGCTTTCAGGCCGACCGGATTGGACTGATTGTATTTGCGGCGGAAGCCTACGTGCAATGCCCCCTCACCTATGACCAAAGCGCCCTGCAGCTGTTTTTGAGCACGCTGCAAACCAACCTGGTGCCAGCGGGCACCACCGACCTGACGCCGCCGCTGGAGCTGGTGCTGGCACGCCTCAACAAGCTGCCGGCCACGTCGCCGCGCGCGACGGCGCTGGTGCTGGTCAGCGACGGGGAGGATTTTGGGGAAAACCTGGAGCCAACGCTGCGGCTGCTGGCGCGCTCGGGTGCCCGCCTGTTTGCGCTGGGCGTAGGCACGCTGGATGGCTCCCGCCTGCCACGCGAAAAAGGCGGCTTCGTGCGCGACGCCCGCGGCCGCGACGCGGTGAGCCGCCTCTCTCCTACTCCATTGCAGCGGCTGGCCGAACAAACCGGGGGCCGGTATTTCGAGCTGTCTGACCGCCGCGACGAGTTTCCGTTGCTGGTAAATGCACTCAACCGGCTGGAAGGCCAGACCGAGCAGGTGCGCACCGTATCCGTGGCCGACAACCGCTACCGGTATCCGCTGGCGCTGGCACTAGCGCTGATGGCGCTGGACATATTGCTCACGGTTCGCGTAATCAAGCTATGAAGCACGCAGGTATTATGTTGCTGACGCTGCTGGGGGGCCTGGGTGGGTTGCGCACTATCCACGACCGGAACGAGGCGGTGCAGCAGGCCCAGGCAGCCTACCGCCGCGCAGATTTTGTGCGGGCTACGCAACTATATAATAAGGCGGTGCAGGAGCTCGGCGCTACGGATGAGGCCATCCTGCTCAACCTGGGCCATGCCAGCACCCGGGCCGGCCAGACTGCCCTGGCCCGCAACGCCTACGGCCGGCTGTTGACCAGTCGCTCGGCGGTGGTGCGCAGCACTGCCCAGCAGCAGCTGGCCGTGCTGGCCACCCGCAAAGGCGACTACGCCCAGGCGCTGGGGCTGCTTCGGCAGGCGCTGCAAACCAATCCGGCCAATGCGCTGGCCCGCTACAACTACGAGGTAGTGAGCGAATACCTCACGCGGCGCCAGCAGGACCCGACCATTCCGCTCCCCACTCCGGCTGAGGCTCCGCCCGGCACCGATGGCCAGCCGGATAAGTCGGCGGGGCCGAGCCCGGCGCCGCAGTCCCGTGCCGGCCAGGACCGGCCGGGCCAGCTCGACGACCCCAACAGCCCGCAGGACAAGCAAAACCCGGCGCAGCCCCAGGCCAACCCAAACGGCCAGCGCGACCCCAACCAGCCAAGCAACCAACTCGGCAACAGCGCCAGCGGCAACTTTCAGCCGGGCCAGGGTGAGCAGCGCCGCGTGGCCCAGGGCAGCCAGCCCGGCAACACCCGCGGCTTCAGCAACTCGCCCGATGGCCCGGAGGGCCGCGGCGGCACCAGCAGCCAGCCCGGCACCGAAACCGCCGCCCCCGATGAGGCTCAGCTGCAAACCCAGCGGGCCCGCCTGCAGCAAATGAACCTGAGCAGCGGCCAGGCCCGGCAGATTCTGGAGGCCCTCAGCGCGGCCGAGCAGCAATACCTGCAGCAGCTGCCCCGCCCGGCTACCGCCAAGCCCGACCCCAACAAACCCGCCTGGTAAGGCAGCGGCAGCAAGCGTCCGAAACCGGGCTGCCAGCCGCCTACAGCCCATTCCCCAATCACTCGTACCTTTACCCACAGATTCCAACCACTTCCCCACCCCCTGTTTTATGCAAATCAAAGAAGTAGTAATTGTATCGGCCGTTCGCACGCCCATCGGCTCGTTTGGCGGCAGCCTAGCCTCGCTGTCGGCTACGGAGCTGGGTGCCATTGCCCTGAAGGGCGCGCTGGAAAAGGCCGGCGTTGATGCCTCCGAAGTTCAGCAGGTGATAATGGGCAACGTAATTTCGGCCAACCTGGGCCAAGCGCCTGCCCGCCAGGCCGCCAAGAAAGCCGGCCTGCCCGATACGGTGGAGTGCACCACGGTAAATAAAGTGTGTGCTTCAGGCTCGAAAGCCATTATGTACGCCGCGCAGGCCATCATGCTGGGCCAAGCCGATGTGGTGCTGGCGGGCGGCATGGAAAGCATGTCGAACGTACCGTATTACCTCGATAAAGCCCGTTTCGGCGCCAAGTACGGTCACGGCCAGATGATTGACGGCCTGATGAAGGACGGCCTCTGGGACCCGTACCACGACTTCGCCATGGGCGTAGCCGCCGACCGCACCGCCACCCACTATGGCATCACGCGCGAAGACCAGGACGCCTTTGCCCAGCAGAGCTACGAGCGGAGCGCCGCCGCCGCCCAGGCTGGCAAGAAGAAAGATGAAATCGTGCCCGTGACCATCACGGTGCGCGGCAAGGAAACCGTTATCAGCGACGACGAGGAGTACACCAAGGCTGATTTCAGCAAGTTCGCGGCCCTCAAGCCCGCGTTCGGCAAGGAAGGCTCCGTGACGGCCGCCAACGCCTCTACCCTCAACGACGGTGCTGCTGCCGTGCTACTGATGAGCCGCGAGAAAGCCGAGGCCCTGGGCGTGAAGCCGCTGGCCATCGTGCGCGGCTTTGCCGATGCCGAGCAGGCTCCGGAGTGGTTCACGACCACCCCGTCGCTGGCTATTCCGAAGGCGCTGAAGCACGCCGGTCTGGAGGCTTCGGAAGTGGATTTCTACGAAATCAACGAGGCTTTCTCGGTGGTGTCGCTGGCCAACAACAAGCTGCTGAACCTGGAAGGCAAAAACGTGAACGTGTACGGCGGTGCTGTAAGCCTGGGCCACCCGCTCGGCGCCTCCGGTGCCCGCATCGTGACGACGCTGCTGAACGTGCTGCAGAACGAAGGCGGCAAAATCGGCGTGACCGGCATCTGCAACGGTGGCGGCGGAGCCAGCAGCATCGTGCTGGAGAAGCTCTAATCACGGATTTAACCGGATTATTCGGATTTCACGGATTTTGTAGTCGATTTCTGAAATTAGATAAAGCCCTGCCGCAACGTTGCGGCAGGGCTTTTGTTTGCTGATCCATCTGGGGCCGGGGCTGCCTGCCTTCTTGCCTGCCTGCCACAAGGATCTGGCAGTTCGCAAGGTGCTTACCCTGCTACAAGCGCTGGCAGTGGCCGCGGCCTTGCCATGCGCTTCGGCGGAGCTGGCAAAGCCGGCGGTGCTACCTTTGATTTATCTGCTTTGCACCAGTAGCGGGCGCAACAGCGTTGTAGCTCACAGCCGCGAATCGTCCACAAAATCCGTGAAATCCGCTGAAATCCGTGCTAATCCGTGATCCTATGAAACGAACTGCCTTTGCCCTGCTCCTGCTCACGGCCGCTACCTCGGCCCAAGCCCAGAAGATGCGACGCTTCACCACCTACTTCGACTCGACCAACACCCGCAAGCGTGAAATCTACTCGGCCGTGGTGGCCAGCGATACGGTGATGGAAGGGCCTTACAAGCGCTTTTACCGCTCCGGCAAGCTGGAGGCCCAGACCCGCTACGCCGGCGGCAAGCGCGACTCCAGCTACGTAGAGTTTCACCCCAACGGCCAGCGCCGGCTGGAGGTAACGTACCAACAGGGCGTGCGCCAGGGGCCGTTTAAGACCTACTACGAAACCGGCAAGCCCGCCCAGGAAGGCTCCTACGACAACGACCAGCCCACCGGCACGCTGCGCTACTACCACCCCAACGGCGAGGTAAAGCTGGAAACCACGCTGGCCGCCGGCCAGCCCGCCGGGGCCGTGCGCGAGCTGTACCCTTCGGGCAAGCCCAAGGTGGAAATCACCTACCAGAATGGGCAGGCCAACGGCCCGGTGAAAACCTACTACCCCAACGGCCAGCTCCAGAGCGAAGCCACATACAGCCGCGGCCTGCTGGCCGGTCCCTACAAAACCTACTACGACAACGGCCAGACCGAAACCGAAGTGCTGGCCGATAAGTCGGGCAAGGGCAGCTACCGCAGCTACTACCGCTCCGGCAAGCTCCAGACCGAGGGCAGCTACGTGGCCAGCACCTTCGCGGGCCGCGCCGTGAAAAACCCGCTCGGCGACGACCTGACCAAGCAGGCCCGCAGCCTGGCCGGCGGCACCTCCAACCTCGAAGGCCCGGCCAAAGCCTACTACGAAAGCGGCGCCCTCAAAAGCAAGATGACCTACCGCCAGGGCGTGCTGACGGGCACGCAGGAAGATTTCTACGAGTCGGGCAAGCCGGAGCAGAAGATTGAGCACGCCAACCAGGGCCGCGACCGGAAAGTGACGGCCTATTTCGAGGACGGCACCGTGAAGGCCGAGCAGCAGTTCAAGGCCGGGCAGCCGGCCGGGCAGTGGCGCACCTTCCACCCCGGCGGCAAGCAGCCCGCCACCCAGGAAACGTATGTGAATGGGCGCCTGGCCGGCGAGAAGCTGAGCTACTCGCCCACCGGCACCGTCCTCAGCAAGCTGGTTTATGAGAACGGCAAGCCCACCGGCCTCGGCCAGGAGTTTTATGAGTCGGGCAAGCTGAAGGCGGAAACCACTTACGTGAAGGGCCTCAAGACGGGCACTTTCCGCCAGCTGCGCGAAGACGGCACCCCGGAAACCACCGGCTTCTACCGCAACGGCAAGCAGTCGGGCGTCTGGACCACCTTCGGCCCCGACGGCAAGACCGTGCAGGAAAAGGCCACTTACCGCAACGGGCAGGTAGTAGCTGATGGCCCGCCGGTCCCCACACCAAAAGTCCCAGCCACAAAGGGCCCGGTGAAGAAAAAATAGCCTTAACCGCCCCCGCCAGTAACCGCACGCGGCGCTGGCCGGAGCAGCTTACCGATAGGTAGCGCTGCTCCGGCCGGCGCCGCGTGACGCTTTGGAGCGGGTCGATTGCCGGCTACAGCCAGATGGTAAACGCCGTGCGGCCGTTGGGCTGGGGTTCGAGGCTGAAGCGGCAGTGGTGCTGCAGCAGAATGTCGCGGGTGAGGGTAAGGCCGAT
Proteins encoded in this region:
- a CDS encoding acetyl-CoA C-acyltransferase — its product is MQIKEVVIVSAVRTPIGSFGGSLASLSATELGAIALKGALEKAGVDASEVQQVIMGNVISANLGQAPARQAAKKAGLPDTVECTTVNKVCASGSKAIMYAAQAIMLGQADVVLAGGMESMSNVPYYLDKARFGAKYGHGQMIDGLMKDGLWDPYHDFAMGVAADRTATHYGITREDQDAFAQQSYERSAAAAQAGKKKDEIVPVTITVRGKETVISDDEEYTKADFSKFAALKPAFGKEGSVTAANASTLNDGAAAVLLMSREKAEALGVKPLAIVRGFADAEQAPEWFTTTPSLAIPKALKHAGLEASEVDFYEINEAFSVVSLANNKLLNLEGKNVNVYGGAVSLGHPLGASGARIVTTLLNVLQNEGGKIGVTGICNGGGGASSIVLEKL
- a CDS encoding toxin-antitoxin system YwqK family antitoxin; the protein is MKRTAFALLLLTAATSAQAQKMRRFTTYFDSTNTRKREIYSAVVASDTVMEGPYKRFYRSGKLEAQTRYAGGKRDSSYVEFHPNGQRRLEVTYQQGVRQGPFKTYYETGKPAQEGSYDNDQPTGTLRYYHPNGEVKLETTLAAGQPAGAVRELYPSGKPKVEITYQNGQANGPVKTYYPNGQLQSEATYSRGLLAGPYKTYYDNGQTETEVLADKSGKGSYRSYYRSGKLQTEGSYVASTFAGRAVKNPLGDDLTKQARSLAGGTSNLEGPAKAYYESGALKSKMTYRQGVLTGTQEDFYESGKPEQKIEHANQGRDRKVTAYFEDGTVKAEQQFKAGQPAGQWRTFHPGGKQPATQETYVNGRLAGEKLSYSPTGTVLSKLVYENGKPTGLGQEFYESGKLKAETTYVKGLKTGTFRQLREDGTPETTGFYRNGKQSGVWTTFGPDGKTVQEKATYRNGQVVADGPPVPTPKVPATKGPVKKK